In Streptococcus sp. SN-1, a single genomic region encodes these proteins:
- a CDS encoding YtxH domain-containing protein, protein MGKLSSILLGTVSGAALALFLTSDKGKQVCSQAQDFLDDLREDPEYAKEQVCEKLTEVKDQATDFVLKTKEQVESGEITVDSVLAQAKSCARQATEASKNQFNNLKEQWQEKAEILDQAEEIVIDIKEEKI, encoded by the coding sequence ATGGGTAAACTATCCTCAATCCTTTTAGGAACCGTTTCAGGTGCAGCTCTTGCCTTGTTTTTAACAAGCGACAAGGGCAAACAAGTTTGCAGTCAGGCTCAAGATTTTCTAGATGATTTGAGAGAAGATCCGGAGTATGCCAAGGAGCAGGTCTGTGAAAAACTGACAGAAGTTAAGGATCAGGCTACAGATTTTGTTCTGAAAACCAAAGAACAGGTAGAGTCAGGTGAAATCACTGTGGACAGTGTACTTGCTCAAGCCAAATCATGTGCTCGTCAAGCAACAGAAGCATCAAAAAATCAATTCAATAACCTCAAGGAGCAATGGCAAGAAAAGGCAGAAATTCTTGACCAAGCAGAAGAGATTGTGATTGATATCAAAGAAGAAAAAATCTAG
- the lgt gene encoding prolipoprotein diacylglyceryl transferase, whose product MLDPIAIHLGPLAIRWYALCIVTGLILAVYLTMKEAPRKKIIPDDILDFILIAFPLAILGARLYYVIFRFDYYSQNLGEIFAIWNGGLAIYGGLITGAIVLYIFADRKLINTWDFLDIAAPSVMIAQSLGRWGNFFNQEAYGAAVDNLDYLPGFIRDQMYIDGSYRQPTFLYESLWNLLGFALILIFRRKWKSLRRGHITAFYLIWYGFGRMVIEGMRTDSLMFFGLRVSQWLSVILIGLGIFIILYQNRKKAPYYVTEEGN is encoded by the coding sequence ATGCTTGATCCAATTGCTATTCATCTAGGTCCTCTAGCCATTCGTTGGTATGCCTTGTGTATTGTGACAGGCTTAATTCTTGCGGTTTATTTGACCATGAAAGAAGCGCCTAGAAAGAAGATCATACCAGACGATATTTTAGATTTTATCTTGATAGCCTTTCCCTTGGCTATTTTAGGAGCTCGTCTCTATTATGTTATTTTCCGTTTTGATTACTATAGTCAGAACTTGGGAGAAATTTTTGCTATTTGGAATGGTGGTTTGGCCATTTACGGTGGTTTGATAACTGGGGCTATTGTGCTCTATATCTTTGCTGATCGTAAACTTATCAATACTTGGGATTTTCTAGATATTGCGGCGCCTAGCGTCATGATTGCCCAAAGTTTGGGTCGCTGGGGTAATTTCTTTAACCAAGAAGCCTATGGTGCAGCAGTGGATAATCTGGATTATCTACCTGGCTTTATCCGTGACCAGATGTATATTGATGGGAGCTACCGTCAACCGACCTTCCTTTATGAGTCTCTATGGAATTTACTTGGATTTGCCTTGATTTTGATATTCAGACGAAAATGGAAGAGTCTCAGACGAGGTCATATCACTGCTTTCTACTTGATTTGGTATGGTTTTGGTCGTATGGTCATCGAAGGTATGCGGACAGATAGTCTCATGTTCTTTGGCCTTCGAGTGTCTCAATGGCTATCAGTTATCCTTATCGGTCTCGGTATTTTTATCATTCTTTATCAAAATCGAAAGAAGGCCCCTTACTATGTTACAGAGGAGGGAAACTAA
- the hprK gene encoding HPr(Ser) kinase/phosphatase — MSVLVKEVIEKLRLDIVYGEPELLEKEINTADITRPGLEMTGYFDYYTPERIQLLGMKEWSYLISMPSNSRYEVLKKMFLPETPAVIVARGLVVPEEMLKAARECKIAILTSRTATSRLSGELSSYLDSRLAERTSVHGVLMDIYGMGVLIQGDSGIGKSETGLELVKRGHRLVADDRVDIFAKDEITLWGEPAEILRHLIEIRGVGIIDVMSLYGASAVKDSSQVQLAVYLENYDTHKTFDRLGNNAEELEISGVSIPRIRIPVKTGRNISVVIEAAAMNYRAKEMGFDATRLFEERLTNLIAQNEVPNA, encoded by the coding sequence ATGTCGGTTTTAGTAAAAGAAGTGATTGAAAAGCTCAGACTAGACATTGTCTATGGCGAACCAGAATTGCTTGAAAAGGAAATCAATACAGCGGATATTACGCGACCTGGTCTTGAAATGACAGGTTATTTTGACTATTATACGCCAGAGCGGATTCAACTTTTGGGGATGAAGGAGTGGTCTTATCTGATCAGCATGCCTTCCAACAGCCGTTATGAAGTTTTGAAAAAAATGTTTCTACCTGAGACACCAGCGGTCATTGTTGCCCGTGGTTTGGTGGTTCCAGAGGAGATGTTAAAAGCTGCTAGAGAATGTAAGATTGCCATTTTAACCAGCCGTACGGCTACTAGTCGTTTGTCTGGAGAGTTATCTAGCTATCTGGATTCACGTTTAGCAGAACGTACCAGTGTTCATGGTGTCTTGATGGATATCTATGGAATGGGTGTCTTGATTCAGGGCGATAGTGGAATCGGTAAGAGTGAGACAGGTCTAGAGCTTGTCAAACGTGGTCACCGCTTGGTAGCTGATGACCGGGTCGATATCTTTGCCAAGGACGAGATTACTCTTTGGGGTGAACCAGCTGAAATCTTGAGACACCTGATTGAAATTCGTGGGGTTGGGATTATCGATGTTATGAGCCTCTACGGTGCCAGTGCTGTCAAGGACTCTTCACAAGTTCAGCTGGCTGTTTATTTGGAAAATTACGATACACATAAAACTTTTGATCGTCTGGGAAACAATGCAGAGGAACTTGAAATTTCTGGCGTATCTATTCCTCGTATTCGTATTCCAGTTAAAACAGGTCGTAATATCTCTGTCGTGATTGAGGCTGCTGCCATGAATTATCGTGCTAAGGAAATGGGCTTTGATGCGACGCGTTTGTTCGAAGAACGTTTGACAAATCTTATTGCTCAAAACGAGGTGCCTAATGCTTGA
- the rpsU gene encoding 30S ribosomal protein S21, with translation MSKTVVRKNESLDDALRRFKRAVTKAGTLQETRKREFYEKPSVKRKRKSEAARKRKKF, from the coding sequence ATGTCTAAAACAGTAGTACGTAAGAATGAATCTCTTGACGACGCACTTCGTCGTTTCAAACGTGCGGTTACTAAAGCTGGTACTCTTCAAGAAACACGCAAACGTGAATTCTATGAAAAACCTTCTGTAAAACGTAAACGTAAATCAGAAGCAGCTCGTAAACGTAAAAAATTCTAA
- a CDS encoding glucosamine-6-phosphate deaminase: MKVIKVENQIEGGKVAFEILKEKLANGAQTLGLATGSSPLEFYKEIVESDLDFSNLTSVNLDEYVGLDGDNPQSYRYFMQENLFNQKPFKESFLPRGVKDNAEAEVERYNQILADHPVDLQILGIGRNGHIGFNEPGTPFDSQTHLVELDQSTIEANARFFDKIEDVPTQAISMGIKNILDAKSILLFAYGESKAEAIAGTVSGPVTESLPASSLQNHPDVTIIADAEALSLLEK, from the coding sequence ATGAAAGTTATTAAAGTTGAAAACCAAATCGAAGGTGGAAAAGTTGCTTTTGAGATTTTGAAGGAAAAATTGGCCAACGGCGCTCAAACCCTAGGACTTGCAACAGGAAGTAGTCCACTTGAATTTTACAAGGAAATTGTTGAGAGCGACCTTGATTTTTCAAATCTAACCAGTGTCAACCTAGATGAGTATGTAGGGCTTGATGGGGACAACCCACAGTCTTATCGTTACTTCATGCAAGAAAACTTGTTTAACCAAAAACCATTTAAAGAAAGTTTCTTGCCTCGTGGGGTTAAGGACAATGCTGAAGCTGAAGTTGAACGCTACAACCAAATTTTGGCCGACCATCCAGTTGACCTTCAAATCTTGGGAATCGGTCGCAATGGACATATCGGATTTAATGAGCCTGGGACTCCATTTGACAGTCAAACACACCTTGTAGAGCTTGACCAGTCTACTATTGAAGCCAATGCGCGCTTTTTTGACAAGATTGAAGACGTCCCAACCCAAGCCATTTCAATGGGGATTAAAAATATCTTGGATGCCAAGTCAATCCTTCTCTTTGCTTATGGTGAATCAAAAGCAGAAGCCATTGCCGGAACAGTGTCTGGACCAGTGACTGAGAGTCTACCAGCAAGTAGCCTCCAAAATCACCCTGATGTGACTATTATCGCAGATGCTGAAGCGCTCAGCTTACTTGAAAAATAA
- the queA gene encoding tRNA preQ1(34) S-adenosylmethionine ribosyltransferase-isomerase QueA, protein MNTADFDFHLPEELIAQTPLEKRDASKLLIVNRETGEMQDKHFHSIIDMLEPGDALVMNDTRVLPARLYGQKEETGGHVELLLLKNTAGDEWEVLAKPAKRLKVGTRVRFGDGRLSAVVTEELTHGGRIVRFEYQGIFLEVLESLGEMPLPPYIHEKLDDRERYQTVYAKKSGSAAAPTAGLHFTKELLAEIQAKGVHLVYLTLHVGLGTFRPVSVDNLDEHEMHSEFYQLSEDAAATLRSVKENGGRVIAVGTTSIRTLETIGSKFDGQIQADSGWTNIFIKPGYEWKVVDAFSTNFHLPKSTLVMLVSAFAGRELVLDAYYHAIQEHYRFFSFGDAMFIY, encoded by the coding sequence ATGAATACAGCTGATTTTGACTTCCACTTGCCAGAGGAATTGATTGCCCAAACGCCCCTTGAAAAACGAGATGCCTCTAAACTCCTCATCGTCAACCGTGAAACTGGAGAAATGCAGGATAAACACTTCCACTCTATTATTGATATGCTGGAACCCGGTGATGCCCTTGTTATGAACGACACCCGTGTTCTCCCTGCCCGCCTTTATGGTCAAAAGGAAGAAACTGGAGGTCATGTGGAACTGCTCCTGCTCAAAAATACTGCTGGAGATGAGTGGGAGGTTCTGGCAAAACCTGCCAAACGCCTCAAGGTTGGCACTCGTGTCAGATTTGGTGATGGCCGTCTCAGCGCTGTTGTTACGGAAGAATTGACTCACGGGGGCCGCATTGTCCGCTTTGAATACCAAGGAATTTTCCTAGAAGTTTTGGAAAGTCTAGGAGAAATGCCTCTGCCACCTTATATCCACGAAAAATTGGATGACCGTGAACGCTATCAAACCGTCTACGCCAAGAAAAGTGGCTCTGCTGCAGCACCTACTGCTGGTCTTCACTTCACCAAAGAACTGCTAGCAGAAATCCAAGCTAAGGGTGTTCATCTAGTCTATCTGACTCTTCATGTCGGACTCGGAACCTTTAGACCCGTTTCAGTTGACAATCTGGACGAACACGAAATGCACTCAGAATTCTACCAACTTTCTGAGGATGCTGCTGCCACCCTTCGCTCTGTTAAGGAAAATGGTGGTCGCGTCATCGCTGTCGGAACCACTTCTATCCGCACCTTGGAAACTATTGGTTCCAAGTTTGATGGGCAAATCCAAGCAGATTCTGGCTGGACCAATATCTTTATCAAACCTGGCTATGAATGGAAGGTGGTGGATGCCTTCTCAACCAATTTCCACCTGCCAAAATCAACTCTGGTCATGTTGGTTTCTGCCTTTGCAGGCCGTGAATTAGTCTTAGATGCCTACTACCATGCCATCCAAGAACACTACCGCTTCTTCAGTTTCGGTGATGCCATGTTTATCTATTAA